Proteins encoded together in one Phycisphaerae bacterium window:
- a CDS encoding TetR/AcrR family transcriptional regulator produces MAVSTRQRLTEAANKRFYRDGFRNVGIDQILTDVGITKTAFYKHFASKDDLVLEVLQQQDLWLRDTFLKLVRQRGGDSPEGQLRALFDVVEELIESDNYRGCFFVNVAMEFPLPHDPAHEAAARNKAAVGEIVRGLAERAGAQHPDHVAEELCLIMEGAYVTRHVTGNPGTADIARRVADRVIRDALPRAS; encoded by the coding sequence ATGGCCGTTTCAACGCGACAGCGTCTGACCGAAGCTGCCAACAAGCGCTTTTACCGCGACGGCTTCCGCAACGTCGGAATCGACCAGATCCTCACCGACGTGGGCATCACCAAGACCGCGTTCTACAAGCACTTCGCCAGCAAGGACGACCTCGTCCTCGAGGTCCTGCAGCAACAGGATCTCTGGCTTCGTGACACGTTCCTGAAACTGGTTCGCCAGCGCGGCGGCGATTCACCCGAGGGGCAACTCCGCGCCCTCTTTGACGTGGTCGAGGAACTGATCGAGTCCGATAACTACCGCGGCTGCTTCTTCGTGAACGTGGCCATGGAATTCCCCCTGCCCCACGATCCGGCGCACGAGGCCGCGGCCCGCAACAAAGCCGCTGTCGGAGAGATCGTCCGTGGATTGGCCGAGCGGGCCGGCGCCCAACATCCCGACCACGTGGCCGAAGAGCTCTGCCTCATCATGGAAGGCGCGTACGTCACGCGCCACGTAACGGGCAACCCCGGCACCGCGGACATCGCCCGCCGCGTCGCCGACCGCGTGATCCGCGATGCGCTCCCCCGCGCGTCCTAG
- a CDS encoding FHA domain-containing protein — MDAKLIYFREDGSRRDVPLLFGRTMVGRKKDCGVRIPLASVSRHHAEIVLGEKGVLLRDLGSANGTFVNNRRVLGDESLEPGDQILIGGVVFTLQMDGTPADEDIAATPSVGPQKSGAKLATSRHVYISDEDVDPISALEALASSADQTAIDQEPEVP, encoded by the coding sequence ATGGATGCCAAGCTCATCTACTTTCGCGAGGACGGTAGCCGGCGGGATGTTCCGCTGCTGTTCGGGCGCACGATGGTCGGGCGAAAGAAGGACTGCGGGGTCCGGATTCCCCTGGCCTCCGTTTCGCGCCACCATGCGGAAATCGTGCTGGGGGAGAAGGGTGTTCTGTTGCGGGACCTGGGGTCGGCCAACGGCACGTTTGTCAACAACCGGCGCGTGCTGGGGGATGAGTCGCTTGAGCCGGGCGATCAGATTCTGATCGGCGGAGTGGTCTTCACGCTGCAGATGGACGGAACGCCGGCGGATGAAGACATTGCGGCGACGCCTTCGGTGGGTCCGCAGAAATCGGGGGCCAAGCTGGCCACGTCCCGACACGTCTATATCTCGGATGAGGATGTCGATCCCATTTCAGCGCTCGAGGCGCTGGCGTCGAGCGCCGATCAGACGGCGATCGACCAGGAGCCGGAGGTTCCCTAG